One segment of Aulosira sp. FACHB-615 DNA contains the following:
- a CDS encoding ABC transporter permease: protein MTTQKVFLWGKQVKTTQFQLLVADSLTIFWGEWLKLRARITQVAATGLISPLIYILAFGLGLGSSIRPGSSVTGNYDNYLEFILPGMVALSSMTISFGGTTFSICGERLFSKTFEEMLLVPINPLALHIGKMLAGILRGLMTSGSVILVALLFTGNWNFLNPLFLLLLVLNCAVFAGLGVIVGLSVRSLESVGLYNNFVIVPMSFLGATFFDPSTLPVALKCVVYLLPLTYASTGLRAVVYSPLSEFPWYSIPILLVVAIALSLWGSYKFSQQKD from the coding sequence GTGACAACTCAAAAAGTATTTCTCTGGGGAAAACAAGTTAAAACTACACAATTTCAACTTCTAGTGGCGGATAGTCTGACAATTTTTTGGGGAGAGTGGTTAAAATTGCGAGCCAGAATCACTCAAGTTGCCGCAACTGGTTTAATCTCACCACTAATATATATTTTGGCTTTTGGTTTAGGATTGGGTAGCTCAATTAGGCCAGGCTCAAGTGTGACGGGGAATTATGATAATTATTTAGAATTTATTCTGCCGGGGATGGTAGCTTTATCATCAATGACGATTAGTTTTGGTGGTACGACATTTTCCATTTGCGGCGAAAGGCTATTTAGCAAAACCTTTGAAGAGATGTTACTGGTTCCCATAAATCCTTTAGCTTTGCATATTGGTAAAATGCTGGCGGGAATTTTGCGGGGTTTGATGACATCGGGTTCGGTAATTTTAGTAGCACTACTGTTTACCGGAAATTGGAATTTTCTAAATCCGTTATTTTTGTTGTTGCTAGTGTTGAATTGTGCTGTATTTGCAGGGTTGGGGGTAATTGTTGGGTTAAGCGTGCGATCGCTCGAATCTGTGGGACTATATAACAACTTCGTAATTGTGCCGATGTCTTTCCTCGGTGCAACCTTTTTTGACCCCAGCACCTTACCAGTCGCATTGAAATGTGTAGTTTACCTATTACCTTTAACTTACGCCAGCACTGGTTTACGGGCAGTTGTTTACTCACCTTTATCCGAGTTTCCTTGGTACAGTATACCGATTTTATTAGTAGTGGCGATCGCTTTATCCTTGTGGGGTAGTTACAAATTTTCTCAGCAAAAAGATTGA
- a CDS encoding GIY-YIG nuclease family protein, protein MKLKLNYKEMPLLPYIQRKELPAKPGIYYIGNSAVPVMYVGLSRNLKSRHINHHRQGQFEGIENAVIRYRILTENFLATISDLSKTLRKLEKDAIDYYKPPINDTPVPNQPKFTTVHGPTYIQIHKAKEAGYCTHFEAGDGDELTINSSRLPLVTRAIEEQRPIFLIASGYYKDYEISGYPHLSELVAYKKDRIYLLISRFIPYGCEESNCFGYDYVVYGGNSKIFFNPYIILNGRAGFDEFKGSYLKLGFTNCERSPFVSELLSLGDFKLPAPL, encoded by the coding sequence ATGAAGTTAAAGCTCAACTATAAAGAGATGCCACTCTTACCTTACATCCAACGGAAAGAACTACCAGCAAAACCTGGTATTTATTATATAGGTAATAGTGCTGTTCCAGTGATGTATGTCGGTCTTTCACGTAATTTAAAAAGCCGTCATATCAACCATCATCGCCAAGGGCAGTTTGAGGGTATTGAAAATGCTGTGATACGCTACCGTATATTAACAGAGAATTTTTTAGCTACAATCTCAGACTTAAGCAAGACTCTCAGAAAGTTGGAGAAGGATGCTATTGATTACTACAAACCACCTATTAACGACACACCTGTACCGAATCAACCAAAATTTACAACAGTACATGGCCCAACTTACATTCAAATTCATAAAGCTAAAGAGGCCGGCTATTGTACACATTTTGAAGCGGGAGATGGGGATGAACTGACCATTAACTCAAGTAGATTACCTCTAGTTACTAGAGCGATTGAAGAACAGCGTCCTATTTTCTTAATAGCATCTGGGTATTACAAAGATTATGAAATATCAGGTTATCCTCATCTTTCGGAATTAGTAGCCTATAAAAAGGACAGAATTTATCTTCTGATAAGTCGCTTTATTCCTTATGGATGTGAAGAATCTAATTGCTTTGGTTACGATTATGTTGTGTATGGGGGGAATTCTAAAATATTTTTCAATCCTTATATTATTCTTAACGGTAGAGCAGGATTTGACGAATTTAAAGGTAGCTATTTGAAATTGGGATTTACTAACTGCGAACGTTCTCCCTTTGTCAGTGAGTTGTTAAGCTTAGGTGATTTCAAATTACCTGCACCCCTCTAA